One stretch of Prinia subflava isolate CZ2003 ecotype Zambia chromosome 7, Cam_Psub_1.2, whole genome shotgun sequence DNA includes these proteins:
- the LOC134552965 gene encoding LOW QUALITY PROTEIN: sialoadhesin-like (The sequence of the model RefSeq protein was modified relative to this genomic sequence to represent the inferred CDS: inserted 2 bases in 2 codons; deleted 7 bases in 6 codons), whose amino-acid sequence MWKGRVPCAWRDPVSPVSPSSATMRLPRCLLLLASLVPPAVASWGVSYPESLKAGGGSCLVVPCTFSYPAEVTMADGVVAIWYKDYEGQRVVVFHSAAPQEVDPRFGGRVQLLGDPMARNCTLLLRGGDTGDSGLYRFRFEIVNGDRWSASRDVALSVSEDLEPPSVTGSEEQTEGQRATLECSTPYACPAGDAVLRWEGFDPRVSEVSGRVRLDTSGVGQQVNLTSSFSWRDHSKKLLCRVSDGSKSASTEVVLRVRHTPKDTRVVLSPSSGNIGVGDTVTLSCQAGSSHPPXSRGYRWYKDGVAVGTERVLALRGVRREDHGRYHCEAQNALGTGVSPPVTLRVFSAEISASPAAEVRDGTATTLSCDVPGREGHPEELTYTWFKNGAWLKEGPAHTLLFPAVAAGDAGYYSCQVTNSQGSDTAQAISLSVTYPPRIPTLTLFQETQGGRRVIVLCVVDSRPPATLAIDRDGAVLATSGDEVALGQQLSVTASRNSLRLEIRDAGPRDGGKYGCTASNIHGNASATKVLVTHAAALLIQPSAEVTEGTAVTLTCMGTQDKVEKPLYAWYRNGRRLQESSIPTLEFPNIRGDDAGTFQCRVRSGNGSDASEAVPLRVLYPPRQPALSSFLQSRGGRLGILQCSVESDPESNLTLRRGDEVVACTRGCPQASSPRVRVTRSYNSLRVEIRDVVVEDEGIYLCQAGNSQGNASAAVDFKADTANVTVSPSPRVLEGDNATLTCHLSSGSTAVPNVTWYHNGQQVTTGSATSLALRPVASRDTGLYRCQASTAGGSRSSPDVLLDVLYPPRDPLLTAFLEAERGSLAIFQCSVASNPPAQLALLRGQELVATSAGGSSPRVTVVAVPNSLRVEIREVTPADDGSYRCRATNAHGSAEGRLHLRVQAARVLISPSSEVLEGDSVSLTCQVAGEPPGDTVYSWYKDSKWLQEGPDRGVWDLWGARGVWGVRTLSTPGVSVVFGVFRAPSTPGGFGCSCPSCPSWVFWGVRGALTPRTPQVSAAREEVPGRRGFPGYMYTDLATIYERAGRVEGRNGSITQIPILTMPNDDITHPIPDLTGFITEGQIYVDRQLHNRQIYPPINVLPSLSRLMKSAIGEGMTRKDHGDVSNQLYACYAIGKDVQAMKAVVGEEALSADDLLYLEFLHKFEKHFISQGPYENRSIFESLDIGWQLLRIFPKQLLKRIPXNVLAEFYPREAKAPEQGTAL is encoded by the exons ATGTGGAAGGGGAG ggtcccctgTGCCTGGCGTgaccccgtgtcccccgtgtcccccagcagtgccaccatGCGCCTG CCCcgctgcctcctgctcctggccagCCTCGTCCCACCAG CCGTGGCCTCCTGGGGGGTCTCCTACCCCGAGTCCCTGAAGGCCGGTGGCGGGTCCTGCCTGGTTGTCCCCTGCACCTTCAGCTACCCCGCGGAGGTGACAATGGCCGATGGCGTGGTGGCCATCTGGTACAAGGACTACGAGGGCCAGCGC GTGGTCGTGTTCCACTCTGCCGCCCCCCAGGAGGTGGATCCCCGCTTCGGGGGTCGTGTCCAGCTCCTGGGGGACCCCATGGCCCGGAATTGCACCCTGCTGCTGCGGGGGGGTGACACC GGGGACAGCGGGCTCTACCGCTTCCGCTTCGAGATCGTCAACGGCGACCGCTGGTCGGCATCGCGGGACGTGGCCCTGAGCGTCTCGG AGGACCTGGAGCCTCCCAGCGTCACCGGCAGCGAGGAGCAGACCGAGGGACAACGGGCCACCCTGGAGTGCTCCACGCCCTACGCCTGCCCCGCGGGTGACGCCGTCCTGCGCTGGGAGGGCTTCGACCCCCGCGTGTCCGAGGTGTCCGGCCGCGTCCGGCTGGACACCAGCGGGGTCGGACAGCAGGTGAACCTGaccagctccttctcctggaGGGACCATTCTAAGAAGCTGCTCTGCCGGGTTTCCGATGGATCCAAGAGCGCCAGCACGGAGGTGGTGCTGCGGGTCAGGC ACACCCCCAAGGACACGCGGGTGGTGCTGAGCCCCTCCTCGGGGAACATCGGCGTGGGGGACACGGTGACCCTGAGCTGCCAGGCCGGCAGCAGCCACCCCC GGTCTCGGGGGTACCGCTGGTACAAGGACGGGGTGGCCGTGGGCACCGAGCGGGTGCTGGCCCTGCGCGGGGTGCGCCGGGAGGACCACGGGCGGTACCACTGCGAGGCCCAGAATGCCCTCGGCACCGGGGTGTCACCTCCTGTCACCCTCCGCGTGTTCT ccgCGGAGATCTCAGCCAGCCCCGCGGCCGAGGTGCGTGAT GGGACGGCCACCACCTTGTCCTGCGATGTCCCCGGGCGGGAGGGACACCCCGAGGAGCTGACCTACACCTGGTTCAAGAACGGCGCCTGGCTCAAGGAGGGCCCGGCCCACACCCTGCTCTTCCCCGCGGTGGCCGCCGGTGACGCCGGCTACTACTCCTGCCAGGTGACCAACAGCCAGGGCAGCGACACGGCTCAGGCCATCAGCCTCAGCGTGACCT ATCCACCCCGAATTCCCACCCTCACGCTCTTCCAGGAGACCCAGGGTGGCCGGCGGGTCATTGTCCTCTGCGTGGTGGACAGCCGCCCTCCGGCCACCCTGGCCATCGACCGTGACGGCGCCGTGCTGGCCACCAGCGGGGATGAGGTggccctgggccagcagctcaGTGTCACCGCCTCCCGCAATTCCCTGCGGCTGGAAATCCGGGATGCGGGGCCCCGGGATGGCGGGAAGTACGGCTGCACCGCCAGCAACATCCACGGCAACGCCAGCGCCACCAAGGTCCTCGTCACCCACG CTGCAGCACTCCTGATCCAGCCCTCggcagaggtgacagaggggACTGCGGTCACCCTGACCTGCATGGGGACACAGGACAAGGTGGAGAAGCCGCTCTACGCCTGGTACAGGAATGGCCggaggctccaggagagctccatCCCCACCCTGGAATTCCCGAACATCCGCGGGGACGACGCCGGCACCTTCCAGTGCCGGGTCCGGAGCGGGAACGGCAGCGACGCGTCGGAGGCTGTCCCGCTCCGAGTGCTCT ACCCCCCGAGGCAGCCGGCACTGAGCTCGTTCCTGCAGAGCCGGGGTGGGCGCCTGGGCATCCTCCAGTGCTCCGTGGAGAGCGACCCCGAGTCCAACCTCACCCTCCGGAGAGGGGACGAGGTCGTGGCCTGCacccggggctgtccccaggcctccagccccagggtccgCGTCACCAGGTCCTACAACAGCCTGAGGGTGGAAATCCGGGATGTGGTGGTGGAGGACGAGGGGATTTACCTGTGCCAGGCCGGGAATTCCCAAGGGAACGCCAGCGCTGCCGTGGATTTCAAGGCTGACA ctgccAATGTCACCGTGTCCCCATCCCCCCGCGTGCTGGAGGGTGACAATGCCACCCTCACCTGTCACCTGAGCAGCGGCTCTACGGCCGTCCCCAACGTCACCTGGTACCACAACGGGCAGCAGGTCACCACGGGCTCGGCCACCTCGCTGGCGCTGCGGCCGGTGGCCAGCAGGGACACCGGGCTCTAC CGGTGCCAGGCCAGCACCGCGGGCGGCAGCCGCAGCTCTCCGGACGTTCTCCTGGACGTGCTGT ACCCGCCCCGGGACCCTCTCCTGACGGCGTTCCTGGAGGCCGAGCGGGGCTCCCTGGCCATCTTCCAGTGCTCCGTGGCCAGCAacccccctgcccagctggccTTACTGCGGGGCCAGGAGCTGGTGGCCACCAGCGCCGGCGGGAGCAGCCCGCGGGTCACCGTGGTGGCTGTCCCCAACTCGCTGCGGGTGGAGATCCGGGAGGTGACACCGGCAGACGATGGCAGCTACCGGTGCAGGGCCACCAACGCACACGGCTCCGCGGAGGGACGGCTGCACCTGCGCGTGCAAG CCGCCCGAGTCCTGATCTCGCCGTCCTCGGAGGTGCTGGAAGGTGACAGCGTGTCCCTGACGTGCCAGGTGGCCGGGGAGCCCCCGGGTGACACTGTCTACTCCTGGTACAAGGACAGCAAGTGGCTCCAGGAGGGTCCTGACCGC GGTGTTTGGGATCTTTGGGGTGCCCGAGGTGTTTGGGGTGTCAGGACTCTCAGCACACCTGGGGTTTCCgtggtttttggggtgttcAGGGCACCCAGCACACCTGGGGGTTTTGGGTGCTCGTGTCCCTCGTGTCCCTcgtgggttttttggggtgtccGGGGTGCTCTGACCCCCCGAACCCCGCAGGTGTCGGCAGCCCGGGAGGAGGTGCCGGGCCGCCGCGGCTTCCCCGGCTACATGTACACGGACCTGGCCACCATCTACGAGCGCGCCGGGCGCGTGGAGGGCAGGAACGGCTCCATCACCCAGATCCCCATCCTCACCATGCCCAACGACG ACATCACCCACCCCATCCCTGACCTGACGGGCTTCATCACCGAGGGCCAGATCTACGTGGACCGGCAGCTCCACAACCGCCAG ATTTACCCCCCCATCAACGTTCTGCCGTCCCTGTCCCGGCTGATGAAGTCGGCCATCGGAGAGGGGATGACCAGGAAGGACCAC GGGGACGTGTCCAACCAGCTG TACGCCTGCTACGCCATCGGGAAGGACGTGCAGGCCATGAAGGCCGTGGTGGGCGAGGAGGCTCTGTCGGCCGACGACCTCCTCTACCTGGAGTTCCTGCACAAGTTCGAGAAGCATTTCATCTCCCAGG GTCCCTACGAGAACCGGAGCATTTTCGAGTCTCTGGACATCGGCTGGCAGCTCCTGCGCATCTTCCCCAAGCAGCTCCTCAAGCGCATCC AGAACGTCCTGGCCGAGTTCTACCCCCGCGAGGCCAAGGCGCCCGAGCAGGGCACGGCCCTGTGA